Proteins encoded together in one Eublepharis macularius isolate TG4126 chromosome 2, MPM_Emac_v1.0, whole genome shotgun sequence window:
- the LOC129324233 gene encoding olfactory receptor 1020-like — MKEANWTQVSEFILLGFSGRSEVQLSLFLLFLLMYLLTLIGNVGMIVLIHTDSLQHSPMYFFLSNLSFIDICYSSCITPRFLYDLLVARKVISYNSCATQMWFFTSLATTECYLLAAMAYDRFVAICNPLLYPVIMTRNICFLLLAGCYLVGIVNAVVHTSGTFQLFFCGPNEVNSYFCDIPALLRLSCSDNYVSKMVLFVFSAFVVVLNAVIIVISYAYILSTVLRIRSITGRQKTFSTCASHLMAITLYYGTLTFMYVQPGGLEAVEQDKIVSVFYTIVIPMLNPVIYSLRNEEVKKALRKKMNQNICLQ; from the coding sequence ATGAAGGAGGCAAATTGGACCCAAGTGTCTGAATTCATTCTCTTAGGATTCTCAGGTCGATCTGAAGTGCAGTTAAGTTTGTTCTTGCTCTTTCTTCTTATGTATCTATTAACTCTAATAGGAAATGTGGGTATGATAGTGCTGATTCATACTGATTCTCTCCAACACTCTCCGATGTATTTTTTCCTGAGTAACTTGTCTTTCATAGACATCTGCTACTCCTCCTGCATCACACCCAGGTTTCTGTATGATCTCCTTGTGGCCAGGAAGGTAATTTCATACAATTCATGTGCAACCCAGATGTGGTTCTTCACCTCCCTTGCTACAACTGAGTGCTACCTTTTAGCTGCTATGGCTTATGATCGCTTTGTGGCCATCTGCAACCCACTGCTTTATCCAGTAATCATGACCAGAAATATTTGCTTCCTGCTTCTAGCTGGCTGCTACTTGGTGGGGATTGTAAATGCTGTTGTCCATACCAGTGGTACATTCCAGCTCTTTTTTTGTGGCCCCAATGAAGTTAATTCTTATTTCTGTGACATCCCTGCTTTGCTGCGGCTCTCCTGCTCAGACAACTATGTTTCCAAAATGGTGCTCTTTGTCTTTTCTGCTTTTGTTGTGGTATTGAATGCTGTCATCATTGTAATATCTTATGCTTATATCCTTTCCACTGTGTTGAGGATACGGTCAATCACAGGCAGGCAAAAGACCTTCTCAACCTGTGCATCACACCTGATGGCCATTACTCTGTATTATGGGACACTTACCTTCATGTATGTTCAGCCTGGAGGGCTTGAGGCAGTGGAGCAAGACAAAATAGTATCAGTTTTCTACACCATTGTGATTCCCATGCTGAACCCTGTCATCTACAGTCTGAGGAATGAGGAggtgaaaaaagccctgaggaaaaaaatgaaccagaacATCTGTCTTCAGTAG